The following proteins are encoded in a genomic region of Porphyrobacter sp. CACIAM 03H1:
- a CDS encoding winged helix-turn-helix domain-containing protein: MNAPLPSCHFPGSCEEAGDERGVRRFREAGDLTLDRKHRDGRVDDRWLGLSPCEFALLWRLAEQPGERVTAGQLLSEVCLVTFGTACGAVPEEIAGARAKLAAAGLAQLIGGEPAGGYVLDVPSASGLIRPG, translated from the coding sequence GTGAACGCGCCGCTTCCCTCCTGCCACTTCCCCGGATCCTGCGAGGAAGCGGGTGATGAGCGCGGCGTCCGACGTTTTCGAGAGGCGGGCGACCTGACGCTCGATCGCAAACATCGTGACGGACGGGTGGACGACCGCTGGCTCGGCCTGTCCCCGTGCGAGTTCGCCCTGCTGTGGCGCCTTGCCGAACAGCCGGGCGAGCGGGTCACCGCCGGGCAATTGCTGTCCGAGGTCTGCCTCGTCACCTTCGGCACGGCGTGCGGCGCCGTTCCCGAGGAAATCGCGGGCGCGCGCGCCAAGCTCGCTGCGGCAGGCCTTGCGCAACTGATCGGCGGCGAACCGGCGGGTGGCTATGTCCTCGACGTGCCTTCCGCGTCCGGCCTCATTCGCCCCGGCTGA
- a CDS encoding crotonase/enoyl-CoA hydratase family protein encodes MSATAAATIANDRVAITMGEDGVAEVRFVRADKMNALDPEMFERIIEAGHALQRMKGLRAVVLSGEGRAFCAGLDLSNFARKPPEDEPGLTERTHGNANRAQQVAMQWRKLPVPVIAAIHGVCFGGGLQIASGADIRIVHPETRMAIMEMKWGLVPDMGGYVLWRGLVRDDVLRELIYTNREFNGAEAVALGLATHVDDNPRDRALALARQIALKNPHAIRAAKRLQAAMHERETDAILLEESIEQHAIIRSRNQVEAVMAEMERRKPNFEDV; translated from the coding sequence ATGTCCGCCACCGCCGCCGCAACCATCGCCAACGACCGCGTTGCCATCACCATGGGCGAGGACGGGGTCGCCGAAGTCCGCTTCGTGCGCGCCGACAAGATGAACGCGCTCGACCCGGAGATGTTCGAGCGGATCATCGAGGCCGGCCATGCGCTCCAGCGCATGAAGGGACTGCGCGCCGTGGTGCTTTCGGGCGAGGGCCGGGCCTTCTGCGCCGGGCTCGACCTGTCGAACTTCGCGCGCAAGCCACCCGAGGACGAGCCGGGCCTCACCGAGCGCACCCATGGCAACGCCAACCGGGCGCAGCAGGTGGCGATGCAGTGGAGGAAGCTGCCGGTGCCGGTGATCGCCGCGATCCACGGCGTGTGCTTCGGCGGCGGGCTGCAGATCGCCAGCGGGGCCGACATCCGCATCGTCCACCCCGAGACCCGCATGGCGATCATGGAAATGAAGTGGGGCCTCGTGCCCGACATGGGCGGCTATGTGCTATGGCGCGGGCTGGTGCGCGACGACGTGCTGCGCGAGCTCATCTACACCAACCGCGAGTTCAACGGGGCCGAGGCTGTTGCGCTTGGCTTGGCAACCCATGTCGACGACAACCCCCGTGACCGCGCGCTGGCGCTGGCCCGCCAGATCGCGCTCAAGAACCCCCACGCGATCCGCGCCGCCAAGCGCCTTCAGGCCGCGATGCACGAGCGCGAGACCGATGCGATCCTGCTGGAAGAAAGCATCGAGCAGCATGCCATCATCCGCAGCCGCAACCAGGTCGAGGCGGTGATGGCCGAGATGGAGCGCCGCAAGCCGAACTTCGAGGACGTGTAG
- a CDS encoding trypsin-like serine protease, whose protein sequence is MALVTLLGVPQTAAAEEPEDRPEATAVDIDANGLDPLARRLTPKERAQRINLKTYSDDEWDRLERKLADDLAACDSGNPLACVHAGDAFLSGDGVWPIARIAETLYRDACDKGAGEGCAALATLVETVQVGIAYEASADLDDMHPYIEKACDLGHLDSCDLFASRLRGIEPEEGFRNRVGPLPALDLARSNALLESTCAKGGTKACLSLATLLRETGASGDSERATGMLDAMCRDQVVAACQQMIGLAEGDEARVNRYKDLACRSGDASECIDMNARAFRGVGGAPDRNRAIAYSDAACRIDAGYCEVSRVLRAMPELRSACVPGEPRTCAALGRALAVVLSPEWDAAQAFALLEAACRAGVGDACKDAAAVTRDPARKSDLLETGCTAGDPDSCFGLADSLAEGTFGHKDEDRAVLLYASLCDAGAAAACDAESRFAGFVPAARIRPASEDYVAPLDSTQPKTWMDYALIPDCFTASAMFRGALVIQENCSQREKGIGSDRARPGQAPWQALLWRPATLNRSELSEAQRVLCGGSLIAPGWVLTAAHCLVDSNVNVVTGGHRIRLGVFNPQVDEGVSYPILDAFPHPGFDKGNKYLFDIALIRYDHRAPDRGKSNQPSSRLPIAAITLDPLALGQRRIANGMPVYSFGWGWTAAEKSASTDYLQVIAMELVSEPVCTALTGFRKALDNAALCAGGRKREQTCFGDSGGPLVTYGDDSRRPVLIGVVSAGKKCGTTGRLSQYTRVAKVRDWIERTMKAAR, encoded by the coding sequence ATGGCCCTCGTCACCTTGCTTGGCGTCCCGCAGACCGCTGCCGCCGAGGAACCGGAGGATCGGCCAGAGGCGACGGCCGTCGATATCGACGCGAACGGCCTCGATCCGCTGGCCCGGCGGCTGACCCCGAAGGAACGCGCGCAGCGGATCAACCTCAAGACCTACAGCGACGATGAGTGGGACCGGCTCGAGCGCAAGCTCGCGGACGATCTCGCGGCCTGCGACAGCGGCAATCCTCTTGCCTGCGTCCATGCCGGGGATGCCTTCCTGTCGGGTGACGGCGTGTGGCCCATCGCGCGCATTGCCGAGACGCTCTACAGGGACGCTTGCGACAAGGGTGCCGGCGAAGGCTGCGCCGCGCTCGCGACGTTGGTCGAGACCGTGCAGGTCGGCATCGCGTACGAAGCCTCTGCCGACCTCGATGACATGCATCCCTATATCGAGAAGGCCTGCGATCTCGGCCATCTCGACAGCTGCGACCTGTTCGCCTCGCGGCTGCGCGGCATCGAACCGGAGGAGGGTTTTCGCAACAGGGTCGGCCCGTTGCCTGCTCTCGACCTCGCCCGGTCGAACGCCTTGCTCGAAAGCACCTGTGCCAAGGGGGGGACGAAAGCGTGCCTCTCTCTTGCCACCCTGCTGCGGGAGACCGGCGCTTCGGGCGACAGCGAACGGGCCACCGGCATGCTCGACGCCATGTGCCGGGACCAGGTGGTCGCGGCATGCCAGCAGATGATCGGTCTGGCGGAGGGCGACGAGGCGCGGGTCAACCGCTACAAGGATCTTGCCTGCCGGTCCGGCGATGCCTCGGAATGCATCGACATGAACGCGCGCGCCTTCAGGGGTGTCGGCGGCGCGCCGGACAGGAACCGGGCGATCGCCTATTCCGATGCGGCCTGCCGGATCGATGCCGGCTATTGCGAGGTCTCCAGGGTGCTCCGCGCCATGCCGGAGCTGCGCAGCGCCTGCGTACCCGGGGAACCGCGCACCTGCGCCGCGCTCGGCCGGGCACTTGCGGTGGTGCTTTCGCCCGAATGGGATGCGGCGCAGGCCTTCGCGCTGCTGGAAGCGGCCTGCCGCGCCGGTGTCGGCGATGCCTGCAAGGATGCGGCGGCAGTCACCCGCGACCCGGCGCGCAAGAGCGACCTTCTCGAAACCGGTTGCACGGCCGGCGACCCGGATTCCTGCTTCGGGCTTGCCGATAGCCTCGCCGAGGGCACCTTCGGCCACAAGGACGAGGACCGCGCCGTCCTGCTCTACGCATCGCTGTGCGATGCCGGCGCGGCGGCGGCCTGCGACGCGGAGAGCCGCTTTGCCGGGTTCGTCCCCGCCGCCCGCATCAGGCCCGCAAGCGAGGACTACGTCGCGCCGCTCGATTCAACCCAGCCGAAGACCTGGATGGATTACGCCCTCATCCCCGATTGCTTCACCGCCAGCGCGATGTTCCGCGGCGCGCTGGTGATCCAGGAGAATTGCTCGCAGCGCGAAAAGGGCATCGGCAGCGACAGGGCCCGCCCGGGGCAGGCGCCGTGGCAGGCGCTGCTGTGGCGGCCCGCCACGCTCAACCGCAGCGAGCTGAGCGAGGCCCAGCGGGTGCTGTGCGGCGGCTCCCTGATCGCGCCGGGCTGGGTGCTGACCGCGGCCCATTGCCTTGTCGACAGCAACGTCAATGTGGTGACCGGCGGACACCGCATCCGGCTCGGCGTGTTCAATCCGCAGGTCGACGAGGGGGTGAGCTACCCCATTCTCGATGCCTTCCCCCACCCCGGGTTCGACAAGGGGAACAAGTATCTCTTCGACATCGCGCTGATCCGCTACGATCACCGCGCACCCGACCGGGGGAAGTCCAATCAGCCTTCGTCGCGTCTGCCGATTGCCGCGATCACGCTCGATCCGCTTGCCCTGGGCCAGCGACGCATCGCCAACGGCATGCCGGTCTATTCCTTCGGCTGGGGCTGGACCGCAGCGGAGAAGAGCGCTTCGACCGATTATCTTCAGGTGATCGCGATGGAACTGGTGAGCGAGCCGGTCTGCACCGCGTTGACCGGCTTCCGCAAGGCGCTCGACAACGCGGCCCTGTGCGCAGGTGGCAGGAAGCGGGAACAGACCTGTTTCGGCGACAGCGGCGGCCCGCTGGTGACCTATGGCGACGATAGCCGCCGGCCGGTGCTGATCGGGGTGGTGAGCGCGGGCAAGAAATGCGGCACCACCGGCAGGCTCAGCCAGTATACCCGCGTCGCCAAGGTGAGGGACTGGATCGAGCGGACGATGAAGGCCGCGCGCTGA
- a CDS encoding acyl-CoA thioesterase — MTIASLLEPVTGQPGPARLVHAADWMQGRTLYGGASALVAYTMATRAFTGLPPLRAGQIAFVAPVGEDIELTAEIVRQGRNVTQVRSEILSEGRVALSAYWLFGEGREANAVHPCAMPEDWPGPPEDNAVVTHQFAPAFIAKNFELRHGQTKGADRGATVRRWARLTEAHDLDPVATLVLMGDVMPPGAMRAMQRQGPISSINWSFNVLDPENRSRDGWYLAENASQHADAGYSSERLRMWDAEGRQVLDGMQCVAVFG, encoded by the coding sequence ATGACCATTGCCAGCCTGCTCGAACCCGTCACCGGCCAGCCCGGCCCCGCCCGCCTCGTCCATGCCGCCGACTGGATGCAGGGCCGCACGCTCTATGGCGGCGCCTCGGCGCTGGTGGCCTATACCATGGCGACCCGCGCCTTCACCGGCCTGCCGCCCCTGCGCGCCGGGCAGATCGCCTTCGTCGCACCTGTGGGCGAGGACATCGAGCTCACCGCCGAGATCGTCCGCCAGGGCCGCAACGTGACGCAGGTCCGCTCCGAGATCCTGAGCGAGGGCCGCGTTGCCCTGTCCGCCTACTGGCTGTTCGGCGAGGGACGCGAGGCGAACGCGGTCCACCCCTGCGCCATGCCCGAAGACTGGCCCGGCCCGCCCGAGGACAACGCCGTCGTGACCCACCAGTTCGCCCCCGCCTTCATCGCCAAGAACTTCGAGCTGCGCCACGGGCAGACCAAAGGCGCCGACCGCGGCGCGACCGTGCGGCGCTGGGCGCGGCTGACCGAGGCGCACGATCTCGACCCGGTCGCAACGCTGGTGCTGATGGGCGATGTCATGCCGCCGGGCGCGATGCGGGCGATGCAGCGGCAGGGGCCGATCAGCTCGATCAACTGGTCGTTCAACGTGCTGGACCCCGAGAACCGCTCGCGTGATGGCTGGTACCTTGCCGAGAACGCCAGCCAGCACGCCGACGCCGGCTATTCCTCCGAGCGCCTGAGGATGTGGGATGCAGAAGGCAGGCAGGTGCTCGACGGGATGCAGTGCGTGGCCGTGTTCGGCTAG
- a CDS encoding TonB-dependent receptor domain-containing protein — protein sequence MTTFFTASARTGLLAGAGLAALTIAAPAVAQEQATDDTTVTSPAEDEGLGNAIVVTGSRIQRPNQQSTSPIVSLSLDEIQSTGEVNLGDALNDLPSLRSTFSQSNSTRFIGTAGLNLLDLRGLGTNRTLVLVNGRRHITAQPGVPTSVDVNTIPNALVERIDITTGGNSAVYGADAVAGVVNFILKRDFEGLEGQIQGGIADGGHRSTIFASLTAGKNFADGRGNIAVSGEYSRQEAVYFTDRDEITGAFSGRRQLQLVENTIGEPAGGNGVPDRVFVEGVRNINIAEGGLFTAACPGLVTGQPTPFGCTGERNQAGNPLGQTFVFGANGDLLRNTPLKDFRTVGSANSIGGLGSTLGLTGQLAPEIDRKAVNLLASFEVSEAFRPFVEAKYVRIDAIQEGQPTFFNNTFSINNPFLTDQARSTLTQAGVTGNFSAFRFNVDFGGRGEDHRRETWRAVVGVDGTFNDDWTYEVAFNYGRLETFYETEGNVLLSRYANAINAVRNGSGQIVCGINADANPNNDDAACVPVNLFGFGAPSRAALDYFVVNSSREQEAEQYQVTAFVSGDTSGFFELPGGAIQFALGGEYRKETAYSAFDETTRSGATFLNAIPVFDPPALEAKEAYAEVRIPILSDVPFFRELSVEGAFRIADYNIGNVGTTEAYNAGIIWQPIDSVRLRGSYARSVRIPTQSDLFAEPSQTFLNGLVDPCDSRFINDNPNRARNCAAAGVPTTVEVGGVAQPFTNIPASGIRGLNGSNPNLDAEVSDSFTAGVIFQPEFVRGLSLSVDYYNIEIENVIFALGAQTIINQCYDNPSGIDNPFCASIFRRPDGTFQGQSDRLLGGSTVTFPLAPTDRSFISGPFNFARQKTSGIDFDLNYQRDLGPVAISFRGLLSYVIERDNFTDIDDPNFINQQLLELGDPEFSGSIILGLDFGVPRLTYNMRYIGEQFVNTFETFNALQGRPPENPDYSTPSIYPETFYHNFRLDLETEGGQSFYVGVDNVLDTIPPLGLDGTTAGSGIYDNIGRFFYAGFRFNF from the coding sequence ATGACAACCTTTTTCACCGCCTCTGCGCGGACCGGACTTCTCGCTGGCGCCGGTCTGGCCGCGCTCACGATCGCCGCTCCGGCGGTGGCGCAAGAGCAGGCTACCGACGACACCACCGTGACCTCCCCCGCCGAAGACGAAGGGCTCGGCAATGCGATCGTGGTGACGGGCTCGCGCATCCAGCGACCCAACCAGCAGAGCACCTCCCCGATCGTGTCGCTCTCGCTCGACGAGATCCAGTCGACCGGTGAGGTCAACCTCGGCGATGCGCTGAACGACCTGCCCTCGCTGCGTTCGACCTTCAGCCAGTCCAACTCGACCCGCTTCATCGGCACCGCCGGGCTCAACCTGCTCGATCTGCGCGGTCTCGGCACCAACCGCACGCTGGTGCTGGTCAACGGCCGCCGCCACATCACCGCGCAGCCCGGCGTTCCGACCAGTGTCGATGTCAACACCATCCCCAATGCCTTGGTCGAGCGCATCGACATCACCACCGGCGGCAACAGCGCGGTCTATGGTGCCGACGCGGTCGCGGGCGTGGTGAACTTCATCCTGAAGCGCGATTTCGAGGGTCTCGAAGGCCAGATCCAGGGCGGTATCGCCGATGGCGGCCATCGCAGCACGATCTTCGCCTCGCTGACCGCGGGCAAGAACTTCGCCGACGGCCGCGGCAACATCGCGGTGTCGGGCGAGTACAGCCGCCAGGAAGCCGTCTACTTCACCGACCGCGACGAGATCACCGGCGCCTTCAGCGGCCGCCGCCAGCTCCAGCTCGTCGAAAACACCATCGGCGAGCCCGCCGGTGGCAACGGCGTGCCCGACCGGGTCTTCGTCGAGGGCGTGCGCAACATCAACATCGCCGAGGGCGGCCTCTTCACCGCCGCCTGCCCCGGCCTCGTCACCGGCCAGCCGACGCCCTTCGGCTGCACCGGCGAGCGCAACCAGGCCGGCAATCCGCTGGGCCAGACCTTCGTCTTCGGCGCGAACGGCGACCTGCTGCGCAACACCCCGCTCAAGGACTTCCGCACGGTCGGTTCGGCCAACTCGATCGGCGGTCTCGGCTCGACCCTCGGTCTCACCGGCCAGCTCGCACCGGAGATCGACCGCAAGGCGGTGAACCTGCTCGCCAGCTTCGAGGTCTCGGAAGCCTTCCGTCCCTTCGTCGAAGCCAAGTATGTCCGCATCGACGCGATCCAGGAAGGCCAGCCGACCTTCTTCAACAACACCTTCTCGATCAACAACCCGTTCCTGACCGACCAGGCCCGGTCCACGCTGACCCAGGCCGGGGTGACCGGCAACTTCTCCGCCTTCCGCTTCAATGTCGATTTCGGCGGGCGCGGCGAGGATCACCGGCGCGAGACCTGGCGTGCAGTGGTCGGGGTCGACGGGACCTTCAACGACGACTGGACCTACGAGGTCGCGTTCAACTACGGCCGGCTCGAGACCTTCTACGAGACCGAGGGCAACGTCCTGCTCTCGCGCTATGCCAATGCGATCAACGCGGTGCGCAACGGGTCGGGCCAGATCGTGTGCGGCATCAATGCCGATGCCAATCCGAACAATGACGATGCGGCCTGTGTGCCGGTGAACCTGTTCGGCTTCGGTGCTCCCTCGCGCGCGGCGCTCGATTACTTCGTCGTGAATTCGAGCCGCGAGCAGGAGGCCGAACAGTACCAGGTCACCGCCTTCGTGTCCGGCGACACCTCGGGCTTCTTCGAACTGCCCGGCGGCGCGATCCAGTTCGCCCTCGGCGGCGAATATCGCAAGGAAACCGCCTACTCGGCCTTCGACGAGACGACCCGTTCGGGCGCGACCTTCCTCAACGCCATCCCGGTCTTCGATCCGCCGGCGCTCGAGGCCAAGGAAGCCTATGCCGAAGTCCGCATCCCGATCCTTTCGGACGTCCCGTTCTTCCGCGAACTGAGCGTCGAGGGCGCGTTCCGCATCGCCGATTACAACATCGGCAATGTCGGCACGACCGAGGCCTACAATGCCGGGATCATCTGGCAGCCGATCGACAGCGTGCGGCTGCGCGGCAGCTACGCCCGTTCGGTGCGCATCCCGACCCAGTCGGACCTGTTCGCCGAGCCGAGCCAGACCTTCCTCAACGGCCTCGTCGATCCGTGCGATTCGCGCTTCATCAACGACAACCCAAACCGGGCACGCAACTGCGCGGCGGCCGGGGTGCCGACCACGGTCGAGGTGGGCGGCGTGGCACAGCCCTTCACCAACATCCCGGCATCGGGGATCCGCGGCCTCAACGGCAGCAATCCCAATCTCGATGCCGAAGTGTCGGACAGCTTCACCGCGGGCGTGATCTTCCAGCCGGAGTTCGTGCGCGGTCTGTCGCTCTCGGTCGACTACTACAACATCGAGATCGAGAACGTGATCTTCGCGCTCGGTGCGCAGACGATCATCAACCAGTGCTACGACAACCCCTCGGGGATCGACAATCCGTTCTGCGCGTCGATCTTCCGTCGTCCCGACGGCACCTTCCAGGGCCAGTCGGACCGGCTGCTGGGCGGCTCGACGGTCACCTTCCCCCTCGCGCCGACCGACCGCTCGTTCATCTCGGGTCCGTTCAACTTCGCGCGGCAGAAGACCTCGGGCATCGATTTCGATCTCAACTACCAGCGTGACCTGGGTCCCGTGGCGATCAGCTTCCGAGGGCTCCTGTCCTACGTGATCGAGCGGGACAACTTCACCGACATCGATGATCCGAACTTCATCAATCAGCAGCTTCTGGAGCTTGGCGACCCCGAGTTCTCCGGCAGCATCATCCTGGGGCTCGATTTCGGTGTGCCGCGCCTGACCTACAACATGCGCTACATCGGCGAGCAGTTCGTCAACACCTTCGAGACCTTCAACGCGCTGCAGGGACGTCCGCCGGAGAATCCGGACTACTCCACCCCGAGCATCTATCCGGAAACCTTCTACCACAATTTCCGGCTCGATCTCGAAACCGAAGGGGGGCAGTCCTTCTATGTCGGGGTCGACAACGTGCTCGACACGATCCCCCCGCTGGGGCTCGACGGGACGACCGCCGGCAGCGGCATCTACGACAATATCGGCCGCTTCTTCTACGCAGGCTTCCGCTTCAACTTCTGA